Below is a genomic region from Miscanthus floridulus cultivar M001 chromosome 1, ASM1932011v1, whole genome shotgun sequence.
AGCCACGTTGTCCAGTGAAGGCGCTGCCCCCATGGTAGgagcagcaccctccggtgccTTCCCTTGAGTCGGCTCAACCAACTGGTGTGACCCCCCCCTGCGCACCCGCATGCGCGCCCGAGTTAGGGAGGGaatgaacccccccccccccattgcCTGGGACCCTCCCCCATGGAACGGGATGGAGCCCCCAGCGTTCTGAGAAGGGTGCCCCAAGACACCACCGGGTTGCTGTTGGAGAGGTTGCCCCCCGCGCGGCCTGCTGTTGCTGGTTAGGGTTGGCGCCACCATAATTCAGAACAGGCCCCATAGATAGATGACTGGAATGCCCTTGGCCGGACCAAGGACGACGTCCACCGCCGTATCCGCCTCCACCAAAGTAAGGCCGACGTCCTTGTCCATGATGGCCATATCCGTTGCCATAGCCGCCATACCCTCCATGCCCACTTCCATATGCGCCGTGACCACGACCTCGACCATGCGGGTGGAAACTGTGTCCACGACCACTTCCCCCGAACCCTGGATTAAATCCCGGGTTGAAACCGGGGTTGAACCCCGCACCTCTGCCTCCTCCTCGCTCTCCAAACCCTCCTCCATTGCCTGCTCCTGGCGCCGCCATGGTCTTGCCCTCACGCACAACTTCCGCGAAGGAACGTCGCTGTGGCGAAGAGGTAAGTGGCGGCGGCTTCAGTTTGCAACGAGGACGGAGTCGGGCACTGGTTCGGAGGAATGAAATGACTGCTTACTTGACACAAATGATTAGATTGATGGACCATTAGTATTAGGACGTACCCATACATCTAATTAACATCTGCTGTGACTGCTCCGGCCAGCAACGTGCATGTAACGCACTTTGATTAAGGGCCTCTTTCAATGGCTTAATGTGGCTTCGGATTTTCTACCGTAGCACACACTACAGCAGAAGCTAGTGAAGCTACCCAAACTAGCTTCATCAATCTCTCCTCCTTGCTATAGTTTATTTTAGCTGGAGAAAAAAGGTCGATGCTACAGTGTTTTCACAGGAGAAGCTGAAGCTGGTGTGAAGACTTGGACTCGTTTGTTTCAGCTCCGACGGCTCCGGATTCCATCGACATCGGTACTGTTCATAAAGacgtttttctctctcctatactgtagcaacactgttcatcgaagctgtttttctctctcctgTTTTTTCGTCTCACTGTTCACTGGGCACTGTTCACGAAGCCGGCGGAGCTCGTTTTTGCAGCTCCTGCGGCTCCCGGCTACAGTGCGTGAACAGTGCCAGAGCCGGAGCACGCAGGAGCGGTGCCAAACTGGCCCTGATGAAGAGAAGTTCACACACAGAAAGCTTTCAGAAGAATTGCTGCCCACAAGGTCAAGAACCATCAGTGAGCCTGCGAAGAGCACGAGCAACGCGTGTTGTGACTTGATCAAAAGGAGTAATGTGGCTGCTATACTTTCGTtataagaaaaacaaaaactcaGCAAAATAACAGCGCCCCAGCTATAACATATATCTTTGGCAAAATGCTAAATATGGCCTGCTTTATTACCAACTGTTCCTGCAATAACTTGTGAGATGAACATGTGCGTCTGAACTCCAACGATTTTTGTTGGTCAAGAAACCATACTTGGTCAACTCAAAAAATATCAGGTGGTGTTAATAACTATGTAGGAGCCTCTCAAAAACTACTGAAAAAAAAATCATTCAGCAGATAGCCCGAAAACTCCTAATGGCCCAGTTTATCTGGGCTTCCAGATGGGCTTTTAAAAGGCCGACATCCTCACTTTTACTGCGAAAACCCACAAACAATAAATCAGGCCGCGGCATTCTTCGTGGGCTTTTGCGGGAAGAAGAATCCACTCAAGCCATCGTATATACCGTCGCTTCCTCTCCAATTTCCACACCGCGTTCCGTTCCGTACTCAATCGGCCATTCCCCAATCTCGCAGCGATTTGGCCCGACGAGGTCGCCTTACGGCTGTGCCCgagcccgacgccgcgccgccccgcccctgcgacagaggaggaggaggaggagaatccCAAATTCTCCATCTCCATGGCAACGCGGGCGCCGCCGCAGTCTTCTTCGACCGGATCCGTGACGGTGACGATCGACCCGTccccctcgtcgtcgtcctccaccGCCCCGCCCCCGGCAGCCgcgtcggcgccggcgccggcccccGAGTCGGTAGTGCTGCGTCTGAAGCGGTGGGCCAAGAAGAAGGTGTCGTGGAAGGAGGGGACGGTGGACAACGAGGGCCTCGGCCGCAAGAGCTCGAAGAAGTGCTGCATATTCCACAAGGAGGTCCCCTTCGACGAGGACTGCAGCGACGACGAGGCCCCCGGCGGCGGTGGCCACCGGTGCCCTCGCCCTCATGGTGACGCCGGCGAGGGgaccagcggcggcggtggcggcgagtgCCCGTCCTCTTCCCacgaccatggccatggccatggtcaccaCTGATCTCCGCGCGGGTTATTGCGCCCTCTCGATCTCTTGAGGTATTGGGCGACAATCGATGCTTATGTTTAATCTCGCCTGATGTAATTAGTTGAGTGAAAACACCAAGTTCGTGCTCTATGGTTGCAAGAGACATGTTTTTATGGTCGGTATAATTGTTGTACTGGTGCTTGACAAGCAAACAGGGCAATCGTTTGCTGAATTAAATGTCGACACCTATGTTTTGATTAATATGATTTGAAGCCTGGTTGTTATTGCTGCCTGCCGTTGTGCAAACAATTTTTGCTAGAGTGGAGGTTCAAAACTTCTGTAGTTTCTGATCCAGCTTCTTATCGTCTAAGCTTCTTTTTTTATGCATATTTAATACTACTACGTAAATGCCTGTGCAACGGGAACACATAATACAacgataacatatgtatgagcgtgtgttatactgttatctaaaatagatacagcaatcataatgttccaattaatattacataagtcttcaCGGAAGATAGATAGTTAAAATATATCTCTAAATTTAAATGCAAAACTAAAACATCAACTTTAATTGTCGCATCACTTCATGCATACGATACGCGAAAGATAAGCTTGCACTTCTTTAGGAATCAAGTGCTACGAAAAAATAATCATAACAAGTTTGTGTTTCACAATACATGTTTTAGAatgggaaaatggtgttcttgccccttacaTAGATGTGCAATTATGATTTTGtcctcgtttttctaactttgtgattttgtccttaactgttcacaagtcaacgcgaaTTTGCCCATGTTTTTACCATTAACCAGgagcaaaatcgcgttgacttgtgaatagttaagggcaaaatcacaaagttagaaaaacgagggcaaaatcacaattgcacatcaAAGTAAGAgcaagaacacaagagcccctTTTAGAATCTATTCTACAATTAAGAATCTAATCTCTCAATAGTTCGACTAAGAGAACGTGCTTTGCACGAATACCAAGCTGTAGTTGGTCACCAATCAACGATGATCTAGAAGATTTTCTAGTACAAGATGCGGCGTCTGACTTCTTGTAGCTGAAGCATGCAGATTGATGAAGCTGTAGTTAGAAATATCCTGCATATAAAttgtttgttaatttttaaagttaaagtaccATTTGATATCTAACAAAAATATGTATCGACGTGTGATGCATTACCTCTTTTATGGAGTTAGAACCTCTTTATATACGATATTCTATATAAATATATCATTTGTCGTGTTCTTCttaggtttaggtttaggagggtTAGGGGCAGAGAATCAAACTTCCTTGTCTTCGAAACAAAGTATTTTAAAAGATTATCATACAAAGGAAATTTTATTTGCTCATGCAATAAATAATCATACCTCTTTTCAGTCTTTTTGGTAGTAAATAAAACTTAATAAAATCGAATACCTTAGATTTATTCTAAAATTCAGAAGCTTTGATGGCCTTTCTATTTGATTCTATTCAATAAATTTGATGAGCAGAAAAAATAGGGTACTCGTCTTCTATTCTTTGTGGAAGCAAAATATAACCTAAGTTCTTTGACTAACCCCTCTTCGTTTGTGATCTGTGATAGCTGACCGAAGGCGTGGTTGTGGATAGGGATGCACATAGATGACATCAGGATTTGACTGCTTTTTTTTCCTGTGATTTGTCCGATTTTCCTTGAAAGGAAAAAAATACCGTAGATCTTGGAGCGCTGGGTGCACGCAATCGGACACAACAACGTCCTGTCGATGAACGTTAACATTTCCCTTATTGTTGTTTTTTTCCTTGATCTGTACTTTCTGGATTTGCCGAAAAGATAAAAATACCGCGGCTGCAAGTTGGAGCGGGGTGCACctgcatgcatccatgcatgAAAAGACCCGAAGGAACCTGCGAGGGAAGAGCGTGGGATAGAGCCGGACAGAGCAGCCATACAGGGATTGGGAGAATTTCCTTATCTGCGTCGGTTAAATAACAATGAAGTGTCTCTAATCGGCCTCTTTGGAGAAAACTTAAAAAGAGAGATTTGTGGGAAATGCTCCCCTGGGTTTAGATATTTCTTATTTGCGTTTTTGGATGTAAATTTACGTTCTTGTTTATGCGTTTGATCAATTTCCGGACTTCAGGTGCTCCGGATGTGTTGTAGGTAAATGCGTGCGTAGGTACCATGCTAGCATCTCAAACTAGACTATATTTGTAAGCTTGTCAGTTATCAgcgtggattttttttatttttaaaacattttaaaactattttttaaaactgacactgtttattatttttttcaaaactaacacttttggacaCGCCTGTTTGCACGGCGTGGCTAATTCACGCTGCCGCGCTATGCATGGAGGCGCGGCAGGGGGCAGTCAACGGCTGCGATGACCATTGGCGTGGCAGGTCTGACGCGCCACCCGTCACGGCGCAGCAGGCCTGCCGTGCCACGCATCACGGCGCGGCAGCCCCTTGTACCCGGCCTtgcttccctttctctctctgtcTCACTCGGCCTGTTTGAACCGGTTGGAGAGAGGAGCCGCGCTCGCCGCGCCTCCACCATGCCGCGCCCGCCACGCCCGTCGCGCCCCGCCCAGCGCGCCCATGCCTGACGCGCCTCGCCCGACGCGCTCACCCACCGCGACCCCGGCCACCACGCCcccgccacggccgccgccgtGTGCCAGTCCTCCCTTACTGCCGCCGTTGCCCCTCCATCTCTCCACTGCTGCGCGCCGCCCATCCTCGTCGCCGCCCCTCCATCTCTCCGCACTGTCTCGAGCCATGAAGGACATTGCTGCGCTGCCCATCGTCGTCCTCCAGAAGGGGGATTGCCATCGGCCGAACGACCATTGTCGCCGCCCTCCAGAAGTAGGCCGCTACCGACCAGCCATTgccgccggcggccatctcctttGCATTGGTGGATTGTGGTGACCCATAATCTTTGTCGAGGTAATGCTCTTCTGTATCTCTCCATAATCTTTGTTGAGGTAATGCTCTTCTGTATCTCTGTCAATttttttgctagagttagaattCAAATTTAGTTTGACTGGATAGAGATTTATACAATTAGTTAGCAAAGATATTTAGTGAAGTTAGTAAATATAAGTTATGTATAGTTTTGCAGTTAGTTTTGCAGTTAGCTAGAtatgtatagttagtaaagttacttagtatagtaagtataggtattaatattagtgTGTTTAGTGTTGTTAGTTAGCATAGTTAGTTAGAATTGCTggtatatgtattaatattagattagttagtataggtgtAGTCAGTTAGTTAGTACGCATGACGATTTCGATGACCTTATGAAGTTTCTGAAACGCTTTTGTAGATGGACTGTTGTGTTAGAATTTTCTATGGAGGAAGTGTtcggagagaagatggtatgtttgaggatatagaagaagaattggaatggtttgatgaacctcctagcttcaataacctttgtgtccgtttgaatgtaaAGTTTGATGGTAATTTCACATTGAagaggaggtttgatactgggaagactagggcacactatgtcctgatgcccttgcgtgaccctgctcattggtcccgctacaatagggtgctccaaggttccaatgtgcccatggctgaggtggtggtggagaatgggtacaggatgcagggtgtctTTGGATAGGCCacccattgacggtgttggaggcaatgagcaagaattgagggtcgaaggggaagcaactcagggtaacatggatttgaatggtcagttgacgcaggagcagtttcattcaattcaagtaggctgtataagcaatgactttgatgtgaacgagttcgaactGGAGGAGGAGGATAGGATCAGTGATGTAGTTAGTAGTGATTCGAACGATTTAGATGATGACCAGGGAGGTAGACATGCTTTGCCCGCACCGGCTGATGCCATGCTAGTAcctgttcatggtatgccattaccaactaaggttttgcatgctatccaggctcaggatagactagtcacagatttgccagcagatgataccccctatgattcatggggtagaattagcgaagcgTAGCAGTATGTtgcaccaccaccttacacaatgactgagcttgagcaactaatgTCGATGAaggtacctttcaggggcgttccgaactatagtgatgtcagcatgacggatatggcagtttgtgacaccggtctccagatgtgtagaaaattattgtatgaccatgagaaagaaatccttagtaaggggatgatattcaatacaatgtcagagatgaagctcttcctgtaggactatgttgtgtatcaccataggccgtacaacatcactcatttggaccaggagttgagataccatgtgatatgcaaaaataattgtatgtggaggttaaatgcatgaaagagacatagtgatggcaagtggaggataagtaaagtggtcAAACCCCAtacttgcctaacaaataggaGGAAGGAAAATCATTatcagctcactgcacgttaccttgcccatcgtatattagggctcgttgatgacaataatgatATTTCGATGTTTtcattacaacagtccatatctggattcgttaagtatgatgtgaagtatggaaaggcttggcattctaagcaaattgccctagcAATTtattggggtagttgggaggaagcgtacaacagggtgccccgcatcttatgtacAATGCATTACtataaccctggcttgaaatggtttgtggacatcggagggatgtatttttgggacccgttgaggcatgtcctctatcgtgtgttctggtcgttcacgCAAACAAAACATGCATTCTAATTTTGTcggccagtcatacttgttgatggcactttcctgataggaaagtacagggcaccttgatgatggctgctgctattgatcctgaggaccagatagtacctatggcttttgctttggcagagggagagaataatgaatcgtggtcatggttcatgtggcTTCTATGTGTataagtgcttggcccatctcgcactatatgtttgatctcagacTATCACCCAGGGTTTCTTAATGCTGTAGCTGAGCTTATAGATGGGTTCCTGCCTCTAGTgcacagatggtgcatgagacactttgccgctaatttctaatggcgtcagaggaagaaggaggtatgtgacaaggtaaaggctctatgttgtgtacgtacagagcaccaattcaaggagacaaagagagaactagacaagatgctaaatgaagcgAAAAAGGCTTGGTTAGAGgtgcagatggaacagaaggctaagtgggcattagcatatgacgaggggggttttaggtatggcatcatgaccactaactcctcggagtctttCAACCGTatattcaccggagttcgatcgttgcctatgtctagaattattgagttctcctttcataagtgcaacaaatattttatcaagaggtgggaacttacgcagaggaatatagctgagcagggacgTTTTGGAAAGGCTagagcagaacatttgaaggaggctgaggaattagccaagcagcacaccgccgagccatatggaccccgccaccatatctttagtgtacagggcaagggtggcacaagcttgggtggTGAACattatggtggatgaaactaccgagttgatcttgaaaaagtagagtgcagttgcaacgtctctcagatcatgcatgctccttgctctcatatgatcacaacCTGCAGGGTTCATGGGtataactatgaggatctaccatatatgtcaccctttatctccgttcgaacaccgttagtatttgggagaggagcttcgagccataccttgacctgacacagtggccaccttatcatggttatgactacatgccgcatccggatctaataAAGGTAGGCAAgggtagaaggaagaagaagcgactcaaggaggacatggacgctatgagagggtatgaCAAAGACATGTAcagagggggagacttcaacgagacccgtggtaggaatctttgctccgtttgcaaagaacctggtcacaaggctagcaggcatagaagacaagggcagcaggtgcatatagcatacattttattatattaatattaattatttgctatgctatttaaaactactatgttagtatattggaaccttggagctatgtttattatgatatatgtttattctctaattttgcataatagtttattccttttacatttactttgtttttatgcactaatgttccatcatattatagtactcttaatgtttgttctaacatatccatttgaaatttgaaccagaatgggggatcatcatccgcagtaccccattcttgaggtgcactACGACAAGGACCACCGAGCCAAGCGTCTATCGGAGCT
It encodes:
- the LOC136477914 gene encoding protein phosphatase 1 regulatory subunit INH3-like; the encoded protein is MATRAPPQSSSTGSVTVTIDPSPSSSSSTAPPPAAASAPAPAPESVVLRLKRWAKKKVSWKEGTVDNEGLGRKSSKKCCIFHKEVPFDEDCSDDEAPGGGGHRCPRPHGDAGEGTSGGGGGECPSSSHDHGHGHGHH